In a single window of the Streptomyces sp. CGMCC 4.7035 genome:
- a CDS encoding aldehyde dehydrogenase family protein: MADLYVDGQWREPVAGGHREIRCPADGTLVATVSEGTRPDTEAAISAARRAFDEGPWPRTPERERGALLLRTADIIERDAKEFARAESLDTGKRLVESEYDIADVVSCLRYYGGIAGTSAGRVVDTGRDDALSRVTYEPVGVCGLITPWNYPLLQASWKVAPALLAGNTVVLKPSELTPSTSILLMRALDEAGLPAGAANLVLGTGPEVGAPLSEDPAVDMVSFTGGLHTGRRIMATAATTVKKVALELGGKNPNVVFADADFETAVDFALTAVFLHSGQVCSAGARLIVEDSLHDAFVDELVRRARLIRLGGPFDPEAETGALISAQHREKVEAYVAAGLAEGAVLRCGGERPDDSALANGFYYPPTVLDECRQDMRVVHEESFGPVLTVERFHDEDDAVRIANDTEYGLAGAVWTQDAGKAQRVARRLRHGTVWINDYHPYVPQAEWGGFGHSGVGRELGPTGLDEYREPKHVWQNIQPRPQRWFRG; this comes from the coding sequence GTGGCAGATCTGTATGTGGACGGACAATGGCGCGAGCCGGTGGCCGGCGGCCACCGGGAGATCCGCTGTCCGGCGGACGGCACCCTCGTGGCGACGGTGTCCGAGGGCACGCGCCCCGACACCGAGGCGGCGATCTCCGCGGCCCGCCGCGCCTTCGACGAGGGCCCCTGGCCCCGTACCCCCGAGCGCGAGCGCGGCGCACTGCTGCTGCGCACGGCGGACATCATCGAACGCGACGCCAAGGAGTTCGCGCGCGCCGAGTCGCTGGACACCGGCAAGCGGCTGGTCGAGAGCGAGTATGACATCGCCGACGTCGTCTCCTGCTTGCGCTACTACGGCGGCATCGCCGGCACCAGCGCCGGCCGGGTGGTCGACACCGGCCGCGACGACGCCCTCAGCCGGGTCACCTACGAGCCCGTCGGCGTCTGCGGACTGATCACCCCCTGGAACTATCCGCTGCTCCAGGCCTCCTGGAAGGTCGCCCCGGCCCTCCTCGCGGGCAACACCGTCGTGCTCAAGCCCAGCGAGCTCACGCCCTCCACCTCGATCCTGCTGATGCGGGCCCTGGACGAGGCGGGACTCCCGGCCGGAGCCGCCAATCTCGTCCTGGGCACCGGACCCGAAGTGGGCGCGCCGCTGTCCGAGGACCCGGCAGTCGACATGGTGTCGTTCACCGGAGGCCTCCACACCGGTCGGCGCATCATGGCGACCGCCGCGACGACGGTGAAGAAGGTCGCCCTGGAACTCGGCGGCAAGAACCCGAACGTCGTCTTCGCCGACGCCGACTTCGAGACCGCCGTCGACTTCGCGCTGACCGCCGTCTTCCTGCACTCCGGGCAGGTCTGCTCGGCCGGCGCCCGGCTGATCGTCGAGGACTCGCTCCACGACGCCTTCGTCGACGAACTCGTACGCCGTGCCCGGCTCATCCGCCTCGGCGGACCCTTCGACCCCGAGGCCGAGACCGGGGCCCTGATCTCCGCACAGCACCGGGAGAAGGTCGAGGCCTACGTCGCCGCCGGTCTCGCCGAGGGTGCCGTACTGCGCTGCGGTGGTGAACGCCCCGACGACTCCGCACTGGCGAACGGCTTCTACTACCCGCCCACCGTCCTCGACGAGTGTCGGCAGGACATGCGCGTGGTGCACGAGGAGTCCTTCGGCCCGGTGCTCACCGTCGAGCGCTTCCACGACGAGGACGACGCCGTCCGTATCGCCAACGACACGGAGTACGGACTCGCCGGCGCCGTCTGGACGCAGGACGCGGGCAAGGCCCAAAGGGTCGCCCGGCGGCTGCGCCACGGCACGGTGTGGATCAACGACTACCACCCCTATGTGCCGCAAGCGGAATGGGGTGGCTTCGGGCACTCGGGCGTGGGCCGGGAGCTGGGACCGACCGGTCTCGACGAATACCGAGAGCCCAAGCACGTCTGGCAGAACATCCAACCCCGGCCGCAGCGCTGGTTCCGCGGCTGA
- the purU gene encoding formyltetrahydrofolate deformylase has product MSPRPHPGREYVLTLSCPDTAGLVHAVSGFLVRNSGNILESQQFDDRLQGRFFMRVHFDVSDPNVDLENLRYRFGPVAEAYGISWTLRDASTPTRTLIMVSKFGHCLNDLLFRCRTGALNIEIPAIVSNHRDFEELAETYGIPFHHIPVTRETKSEAEARLLGLVQELNIDLIVLARYMQILSDDLCKELEGRAINIHHSFLPSFKGARPYQQAYERGVKLVGATAHYVTSDLDEGQIIEQDVVRVDHSLDPDDLVTVGRDVEAQVLAHAVKWHTESRVMVDGNRTVVFR; this is encoded by the coding sequence ATGTCCCCTAGACCGCATCCCGGCCGTGAGTACGTCCTCACCCTCTCCTGTCCGGACACGGCCGGACTGGTTCATGCCGTGAGCGGCTTTCTCGTCAGAAACTCCGGCAACATCCTCGAAAGCCAGCAGTTCGACGATCGACTTCAGGGCCGCTTCTTCATGAGGGTCCACTTCGACGTTTCCGATCCAAACGTCGATCTGGAAAATCTGCGTTACCGGTTCGGTCCCGTCGCCGAGGCCTACGGAATCTCCTGGACCCTGCGGGACGCCTCGACGCCGACCCGGACGCTCATCATGGTGTCCAAGTTCGGCCACTGCCTGAACGACCTGCTCTTCCGTTGCCGCACCGGCGCCCTCAACATCGAGATCCCGGCCATCGTCTCCAACCACCGGGACTTCGAGGAACTGGCGGAGACCTACGGCATCCCCTTCCACCACATCCCGGTGACCAGGGAGACCAAGTCCGAGGCGGAGGCGCGCCTGCTGGGGCTGGTACAGGAGCTGAACATCGACTTGATCGTCCTGGCCCGCTACATGCAGATCCTCTCCGACGACCTGTGCAAGGAGCTGGAGGGCCGCGCCATCAACATCCACCACTCCTTCCTGCCCAGCTTCAAGGGCGCGCGCCCCTACCAGCAGGCGTACGAGCGCGGGGTGAAGCTGGTCGGCGCGACGGCGCACTACGTGACGTCGGACCTGGACGAGGGCCAGATCATCGAGCAGGACGTGGTCCGGGTGGACCACTCCCTCGACCCCGACGACCTCGTCACGGTCGGCCGCGACGTGGAGGCGCAGGTGCTGGCCCACGCGGTCAAGTGGCACACCGAGAGCCGCGTCATGGTGGACGGCAACCGTACGGTGGTCTTCCGCTGA
- a CDS encoding methylenetetrahydrofolate reductase → MGAEALRALLGRVRYEVLPAKSTEDKVLAHVPRDVVVTVTASPVKGLEPTLGLTERLAAHGCRVVPHVPARLLRDDAHLKDVVDRLRAAGVDDVFVPAGDADPPAGPYDGALPVLRRLSELGRPFTRMGITGYPESHPLIDDDITIQAMWDKRTHATYIVSNLCFDPRVLGGWITRIRRRDVTLPVYVGVAGPVQRAKLLSMATKIGVGESTRFLTKHASWFLRFATPGGYAPERLLTRGAEALTAPSAGVAGLHLFTFNQIAETERWRRTLLDRLG, encoded by the coding sequence TTGGGCGCCGAGGCCCTGCGGGCGCTGCTCGGCCGCGTCCGCTACGAGGTGCTGCCGGCGAAGTCGACCGAGGACAAGGTCCTCGCCCATGTCCCGCGCGACGTCGTGGTCACGGTCACGGCGTCGCCGGTCAAGGGCCTGGAGCCGACGCTCGGCCTCACCGAGCGGCTCGCCGCGCACGGCTGTCGCGTCGTCCCGCATGTGCCCGCACGGCTGCTGCGGGACGACGCGCACCTGAAGGACGTCGTCGACCGGCTGCGTGCGGCGGGCGTCGACGACGTCTTCGTCCCGGCGGGCGACGCCGATCCGCCGGCCGGGCCGTACGACGGGGCGCTGCCGGTGCTGCGCAGACTGAGCGAGCTGGGCAGGCCCTTCACCCGCATGGGGATCACCGGCTATCCGGAGAGCCATCCGCTCATCGACGACGACATCACCATCCAGGCCATGTGGGACAAGCGGACGCACGCCACGTACATCGTCAGCAACCTCTGCTTCGATCCGCGCGTGCTCGGCGGCTGGATCACCCGGATACGTCGCCGCGATGTCACCCTGCCCGTGTACGTGGGCGTGGCGGGGCCCGTGCAACGGGCGAAGCTGCTGTCCATGGCGACGAAGATCGGGGTGGGGGAGTCCACGCGCTTCCTGACCAAGCACGCCTCCTGGTTCCTGCGGTTCGCGACACCCGGGGGGTACGCACCCGAGAGGCTGCTCACCCGCGGCGCGGAGGCGCTCACCGCGCCGTCGGCGGGCGTGGCGGGCCTCCACCTCTTCACCTTCAATCAGATCGCGGAGACGGAGAGGTGGCGCCGCACGCTGCTGGACCGGCTCGGTTGA
- the betA gene encoding choline dehydrogenase — MAPLQYDFVIVGGGSAGSALANRLSADPGNRVLVLEAGRSDYPWDVFIHMPAALTYPIGSRFYDWKYESEPEPHMGGRRIYHARGKVLGGSSSINGMIFQRGNPMDYERWAADPGMETWDYAHCLPYFRRMENCLAADPDDEFRGHDGPLVLERGPATNPLFDAFLKATEEAGYAPTDDVNGYRQEGFAKFDRNVHRGRRLSASKAYLKPVRKRPNLTIKTRAFVNRVLFEGERAVGVEYQLGRGTPQQVRAREVILCGGAVNSPQLLQLSGVGNAAELSALGIDVVHDLPGVGENMQDHLEVYVQYACRQPVSMQPYMAKWRAPFIGLQWLFRKGPAATNHFEAGGFARSNEDVDYPNLMFHFLPVAVRYDGSSPAGGHGYQVHVGPMYSDAIGSVKIKSKDPREHPALRFNYLSTEQDRREWVEAIRVARQILEQPALAPYNDGEISPGPSVETDEEILAWVAKEGETALHPSCTCKMGTDDMSVVDPKSMKVHGLEGLRVVDASVMPYVTNGNIYAPVMMIAEKAADLILGKEPLAPSKAAYYRHRDAQKQVG, encoded by the coding sequence ATGGCTCCCTTGCAGTACGACTTCGTCATCGTCGGCGGTGGATCAGCCGGCAGCGCCCTTGCGAACCGGCTCTCGGCCGATCCCGGTAACCGGGTGCTGGTGCTGGAGGCGGGCAGGTCCGACTACCCGTGGGACGTCTTCATCCACATGCCCGCGGCGTTGACCTACCCGATCGGCAGCCGCTTCTACGACTGGAAGTACGAGTCCGAGCCCGAGCCCCACATGGGCGGTCGGCGCATCTACCACGCCCGCGGCAAGGTACTGGGCGGCTCCAGCAGCATCAACGGCATGATCTTCCAGCGCGGCAACCCCATGGACTACGAACGCTGGGCCGCCGACCCCGGGATGGAGACCTGGGACTACGCGCACTGCCTGCCGTACTTCCGGCGGATGGAGAACTGTCTCGCGGCCGACCCCGACGACGAGTTCCGCGGCCACGACGGCCCGCTCGTCCTGGAGCGGGGCCCCGCCACCAACCCTCTCTTCGACGCCTTCCTCAAGGCCACCGAGGAGGCGGGCTACGCACCCACGGACGACGTCAACGGCTATCGACAGGAAGGCTTTGCGAAGTTCGACCGAAATGTCCATCGCGGACGTCGTCTTTCGGCCTCCAAGGCGTACCTCAAGCCCGTCAGGAAGCGGCCCAACCTCACCATCAAGACCCGGGCCTTCGTCAACCGGGTCCTCTTCGAGGGCGAGCGCGCCGTCGGCGTCGAGTACCAGCTCGGACGCGGCACTCCGCAGCAGGTCAGGGCCCGCGAGGTCATCCTGTGCGGCGGCGCCGTCAACTCCCCGCAGCTGCTCCAGCTCTCCGGCGTCGGCAACGCCGCCGAACTGTCCGCCCTCGGTATCGACGTCGTCCACGACCTGCCGGGCGTCGGCGAGAACATGCAGGACCACCTGGAGGTCTACGTCCAGTACGCCTGTAGGCAACCGGTCTCCATGCAGCCGTACATGGCGAAGTGGCGCGCCCCCTTCATCGGGCTCCAGTGGCTGTTCAGAAAGGGTCCGGCGGCCACCAACCACTTCGAGGCCGGCGGCTTCGCCCGCAGCAACGAGGACGTGGACTACCCGAACCTGATGTTCCACTTCCTGCCGGTCGCGGTCCGCTACGACGGCTCCTCGCCGGCCGGCGGCCACGGGTACCAGGTGCACGTGGGGCCCATGTACTCCGACGCCATCGGCTCCGTGAAGATCAAGAGCAAGGACCCTCGGGAGCACCCGGCGCTACGCTTCAACTACCTCTCCACCGAGCAGGACCGCCGGGAGTGGGTGGAGGCGATCCGGGTGGCCCGCCAGATCCTCGAGCAGCCGGCGCTCGCCCCGTACAACGACGGCGAGATCTCGCCCGGACCCTCCGTCGAGACCGACGAGGAGATCCTCGCCTGGGTCGCCAAGGAGGGCGAAACGGCCCTGCACCCCTCGTGCACCTGCAAGATGGGCACCGACGACATGTCCGTCGTCGACCCGAAGAGCATGAAGGTGCACGGGCTCGAAGGGCTGCGTGTGGTCGACGCCTCGGTGATGCCGTACGTCACCAACGGCAACATCTACGCACCGGTGATGATGATCGCGGAGAAGGCGGCGGACCTGATCCTCGGCAAGGAGCCGCTGGCTCCCTCCAAGGCCGCTTACTACCGCCACCGCGACGCCCAGAAGCAGGTCGGGTAG
- a CDS encoding IclR family transcriptional regulator, whose amino-acid sequence MSNYSPDTETNGPQAGGVQSVDRAISVLEILAQRGEAGVSEVAAEIDVHKSTAFRLLGALEARGLVEQSGERGKYRLGFGIVRLAGAVTGRIDITQQGRPVCERLAEEIGETVNIAVMQEHYAINLYQVRGPGAVTAHNWVGQLTPLHATSSGKILLAHLPAKERAALLTEAGLKKLTPHTLTSKARLEKNLADARERGYAWTLEELEIGLHAMAAPVRDRDGVVIAAISASGPSYRFTEERMHELAPVLLKGAEEISHRMGYLG is encoded by the coding sequence ATGAGCAACTACAGTCCGGATACCGAAACGAACGGCCCGCAGGCCGGCGGCGTGCAGTCCGTCGACCGGGCCATCAGCGTCCTGGAGATCCTGGCCCAGCGCGGCGAGGCGGGCGTCAGCGAAGTCGCCGCCGAGATCGATGTTCACAAGTCCACCGCGTTCCGTCTGCTCGGCGCCCTGGAGGCGCGCGGTCTGGTGGAGCAGTCGGGCGAGCGCGGCAAGTACCGGCTCGGCTTCGGCATCGTACGCCTCGCGGGCGCGGTCACGGGACGAATCGACATCACCCAGCAGGGCCGTCCGGTCTGCGAGCGTCTGGCCGAGGAGATCGGCGAGACCGTCAACATCGCCGTGATGCAGGAGCACTATGCGATCAACCTCTACCAGGTGCGCGGTCCTGGTGCCGTCACCGCGCACAACTGGGTCGGCCAGCTGACCCCCTTGCACGCCACCTCCAGCGGCAAGATCCTGCTGGCCCACCTGCCCGCCAAGGAGCGCGCCGCGCTGCTCACGGAGGCCGGCCTGAAGAAGCTGACCCCCCACACGCTGACCTCGAAGGCGAGGCTCGAGAAGAACCTCGCCGACGCCCGGGAGCGGGGCTACGCCTGGACGCTGGAGGAGCTGGAGATCGGGCTGCACGCCATGGCGGCACCGGTCCGCGACCGGGACGGCGTGGTCATCGCGGCGATCAGCGCCTCCGGTCCCTCGTACCGGTTCACCGAGGAGCGCATGCACGAGCTCGCTCCGGTGCTGCTCAAGGGCGCGGAGGAGATCAGCCACCGGATGGGCTACCTGGGCTGA
- a CDS encoding aromatic ring-hydroxylating oxygenase subunit alpha — MTSTSLPDSLIATLPGSSYTDPGIFAQEQERIFETMWFCVARASDLPKPGAFRTVDVGRESILVTRARDNSIRAYFNVCRHRGAKLCTEETGEVKRAFQCPYHAWTYDLNGKLVAAPNLTKMPDVGRTEYGLVSVAVREWLGYVWVCLAENPPSFEEDVMGAVVERLGDVESIEHYDVDNLSVGKRIVYDVKANWKLIVENFMECYHCATIHPELTEVLPEFADGYAAQYYVGHGAEFGEEIQGFTVDGSEGLDRIPGVSEEQDRRYYAITIKPQVFINLVPDHVIFHRMYPVAVDRTVVECDWLYLPGVVESGKDVSRSVELFDRVNRQDFDACERTQPGMSSRLYAKGGVLVPSEHHIGAFHEWVHERLGTRQP; from the coding sequence GTGACCTCGACAAGCCTGCCGGACAGCCTGATCGCCACCCTCCCCGGCTCCTCCTACACGGACCCCGGCATCTTCGCCCAGGAACAGGAGCGCATCTTCGAGACGATGTGGTTCTGCGTCGCGCGCGCGTCCGACCTGCCGAAGCCGGGCGCCTTCCGCACCGTCGACGTGGGGCGCGAGAGCATCCTCGTGACCCGTGCCCGGGACAACTCCATACGCGCCTACTTCAACGTCTGCCGGCATCGCGGAGCAAAGCTCTGCACCGAGGAGACCGGTGAGGTCAAGCGCGCCTTCCAGTGCCCGTACCACGCCTGGACCTACGACCTCAACGGCAAGCTCGTCGCGGCACCCAACCTCACCAAGATGCCCGACGTCGGCCGCACCGAGTACGGCCTGGTGAGCGTGGCCGTCCGCGAATGGCTCGGCTATGTCTGGGTGTGCCTCGCGGAGAACCCGCCCTCCTTCGAGGAGGACGTGATGGGCGCGGTCGTCGAACGCCTCGGCGACGTGGAGTCGATCGAGCACTACGACGTCGATAACCTCTCGGTGGGCAAGCGGATCGTCTACGACGTCAAGGCGAACTGGAAGCTCATCGTCGAGAACTTCATGGAGTGCTACCACTGCGCCACGATCCACCCCGAACTCACCGAGGTGCTCCCGGAGTTCGCGGACGGATACGCCGCGCAGTACTACGTGGGCCACGGCGCCGAGTTCGGTGAGGAGATCCAGGGCTTCACCGTCGACGGCTCCGAGGGCCTGGACCGTATCCCGGGGGTGTCCGAGGAGCAGGACCGCCGCTACTACGCGATCACCATCAAGCCGCAGGTCTTCATCAACCTCGTGCCCGACCATGTGATCTTCCACCGTATGTACCCGGTGGCCGTCGACCGCACGGTCGTCGAGTGCGACTGGCTCTACCTGCCCGGCGTGGTGGAGAGCGGCAAGGACGTCAGCCGTTCCGTGGAGCTCTTCGACCGGGTCAACCGCCAGGACTTCGACGCCTGCGAGCGCACCCAGCCCGGAATGAGCTCCCGGCTGTACGCCAAGGGCGGTGTGCTGGTGCCCAGCGAACACCACATCGGCGCCTTCCACGAATGGGTGCACGAGCGGCTCGGCACCCGGCAGCCGTAG
- a CDS encoding NAD(P)/FAD-dependent oxidoreductase, with protein MRTVAVVGASLAGLSAARSLRKRGYDGRLVVIGDEPHRPYDRPPLSKEFLAGAIGEADLALERDDEDLQAEWLFGSRATGLDRTERAIRLADGREIRADGVVIATGAGARTLPGSEGLAGVHVLRTLDDARALRDELALGGRLVVIGGGFIGAEVASTAYALGLDVTVIEAAPTPLAGPLGETMGAVVSALHADHGVRLLCGVGVKGLSGERRVDAVLLADGRSIPADTVLVGVGARPCVEWLEGSGVTLDNGVKCGADGRTSLAGVVAVGDCANWYDPQGGTHRRVEHWTGAMERPDAAVATLLSWGATEPGVPRPPYFWSDQYGVKIQFVGHAAGADSVTVEEGATDDRSFLAVYRRADRPVAVLGMNQPRLFTRWRKQLTAAAS; from the coding sequence GTGAGGACCGTGGCCGTGGTGGGCGCCTCGCTGGCCGGACTGTCGGCAGCGCGCTCGCTGCGGAAGCGGGGGTACGACGGTCGGCTGGTCGTCATCGGCGACGAGCCCCACCGCCCGTACGACAGGCCGCCGCTGTCCAAGGAGTTCCTGGCCGGTGCCATCGGCGAAGCGGATCTGGCACTGGAGAGGGACGACGAGGACCTCCAGGCGGAGTGGCTGTTCGGCAGCCGGGCCACCGGGCTCGACCGCACCGAACGCGCGATCCGGCTCGCCGACGGCCGGGAGATACGCGCCGACGGCGTGGTCATCGCGACCGGCGCGGGCGCGCGCACGCTGCCCGGCAGCGAAGGTCTCGCCGGAGTTCACGTGCTGCGCACCCTGGACGACGCCCGCGCCCTGCGGGACGAACTGGCCCTGGGCGGAAGGCTGGTGGTGATCGGCGGTGGATTCATCGGCGCCGAGGTGGCCTCCACGGCGTACGCACTCGGACTGGACGTGACGGTCATCGAGGCGGCGCCGACGCCGCTGGCCGGACCGCTCGGCGAGACCATGGGCGCCGTCGTCTCCGCCCTCCACGCCGACCACGGTGTACGACTGCTGTGCGGTGTCGGGGTCAAGGGGCTGAGCGGCGAGCGACGCGTCGACGCCGTACTGCTGGCGGACGGCCGCAGCATTCCCGCCGACACCGTCCTCGTCGGCGTGGGAGCGCGCCCGTGTGTCGAGTGGCTGGAGGGATCCGGCGTCACGCTCGACAACGGCGTGAAGTGCGGAGCCGACGGTCGCACCAGCCTGGCCGGTGTGGTCGCCGTCGGCGACTGCGCCAACTGGTACGACCCGCAAGGCGGAACGCACCGCCGTGTCGAGCACTGGACCGGTGCGATGGAGCGGCCCGACGCCGCCGTGGCCACGCTGCTGTCGTGGGGGGCGACGGAACCGGGCGTGCCCCGGCCGCCGTACTTCTGGTCCGACCAGTACGGCGTGAAGATCCAGTTCGTCGGGCACGCCGCCGGTGCCGACAGTGTGACGGTCGAGGAGGGCGCCACCGACGACCGCAGTTTCCTGGCCGTCTACCGCCGTGCCGATCGGCCGGTCGCCGTGCTCGGGATGAACCAGCCGCGGCTGTTCACCCGCTGGCGCAAGCAGCTCACCGCCGCCGCGTCTTGA
- a CDS encoding bifunctional 3-phenylpropionate/cinnamic acid dioxygenase ferredoxin subunit — MMIPACRLADLPRGEAHRLDIDPPVSVFHTDDGELFAIDDTCTHQDASLADGWLEGCEVECPLHASKFDLRTGAVDTPPAKLPVRTHEVVVEDGMIYVRVSTEAPNLPPCVTSRLAGGPA; from the coding sequence ATGATGATTCCCGCGTGCCGTCTCGCGGATCTGCCGCGAGGCGAGGCCCACCGGCTCGACATCGACCCGCCGGTCTCGGTGTTCCACACCGATGACGGCGAGCTCTTCGCCATCGACGACACCTGCACCCACCAGGACGCCTCGCTCGCCGACGGCTGGCTGGAGGGCTGCGAGGTGGAATGCCCGCTGCACGCCTCCAAGTTCGACCTGAGGACCGGAGCCGTCGACACCCCGCCGGCCAAGCTCCCGGTCCGCACCCACGAGGTCGTCGTCGAGGACGGCATGATCTACGTGCGGGTGTCGACGGAGGCTCCCAACCTGCCGCCCTGTGTCACGTCCCGACTGGCCGGGGGCCCCGCGTGA
- a CDS encoding MBL fold metallo-hydrolase, whose product MAGVRIERLVTSGTFSLDGGTWDVENNVWIVGDDDEAVVIDAAHDADAIARALAGRTLRAIVCTHAHNDHIDAAPDLAARTGAPILLHADDLPLWKQTHPDRAPDGELTEGQSVTVAGTRLTVLHTPGHAPGAVCLYAPDLAALFSGDTLFAGGPGATGRSYSHFPTIIDSIRERLLTLPDDTVVHTGHGETTTIGAEAPHLQEWVARGF is encoded by the coding sequence ATGGCCGGGGTCCGCATCGAACGCCTCGTCACCTCGGGCACGTTCTCGCTGGACGGCGGAACCTGGGACGTCGAGAACAACGTGTGGATCGTGGGCGACGACGACGAGGCGGTCGTCATCGACGCCGCCCATGACGCCGATGCCATCGCCCGGGCCCTCGCCGGACGCACCCTGCGCGCGATCGTGTGCACCCACGCCCACAACGACCACATCGACGCCGCACCCGATCTCGCCGCCCGCACCGGCGCCCCGATCCTGCTGCACGCCGACGATCTGCCGCTGTGGAAGCAGACCCACCCCGACCGGGCGCCCGACGGCGAGCTGACCGAAGGGCAGAGCGTCACGGTCGCGGGCACGCGGCTGACCGTGCTGCACACCCCCGGGCACGCCCCCGGAGCCGTCTGTCTGTACGCGCCGGACCTCGCCGCGCTCTTCAGTGGCGACACGCTCTTCGCCGGCGGGCCGGGGGCGACGGGAAGGTCGTACAGCCACTTCCCCACGATCATCGACTCGATCCGGGAACGCCTTCTCACGCTGCCGGACGACACCGTCGTGCACACCGGCCACGGGGAGACCACGACCATCGGAGCCGAGGCACCCCACCTCCAGGAGTGGGTCGCCCGCGGCTTCTGA
- a CDS encoding S-(hydroxymethyl)mycothiol dehydrogenase, with the protein MTHQVRAVVARGKGAPVSLEMILVPDPGPGEALVRIEACGVCHTDLHYREGGISDDFPFLLGHEAAGVVESVGEGVTDVAPGDFVILNWRAVCGQCRACLRGRPWYCFNTHNAKQKMTLTDGTELSPALGIGAFAEKTLVAAGQCTKVDRAASAAAAGLLGCGVMAGIGAAINTGNVGRGDSVAVIGCGGVGDAAIVGSKLAGAAKIIAVDIDDRKLATAKKLGATHTVNSKDTDAVEAVRELTAGFGADVVIEAVGRPETYRQAFYARDLAGTVVLVGVPTPEMKLELPLLDVFGRGGSLKSSWYGDCLPSRDFPMLIDLYLQGRLDLDAFVTETIALDEVEKAFERMHHGDVLRSVVVF; encoded by the coding sequence ATGACTCACCAGGTCCGTGCTGTCGTCGCGCGGGGCAAGGGTGCCCCCGTCAGCCTGGAAATGATCCTCGTGCCCGACCCCGGTCCGGGCGAGGCGCTGGTCAGGATCGAGGCCTGCGGCGTCTGCCACACCGATCTGCACTACCGTGAGGGCGGCATCAGCGACGACTTCCCCTTCCTGCTGGGGCACGAGGCGGCGGGCGTGGTCGAGTCGGTGGGCGAGGGCGTCACGGACGTGGCGCCCGGTGACTTCGTGATCCTGAACTGGCGCGCTGTGTGCGGTCAGTGCCGGGCCTGTCTGCGCGGCCGTCCGTGGTACTGCTTCAACACGCACAACGCGAAGCAGAAGATGACCCTGACCGACGGCACGGAGCTGTCACCGGCCCTCGGTATCGGCGCCTTCGCCGAGAAGACGCTGGTGGCGGCCGGGCAGTGCACCAAGGTGGACCGGGCCGCGTCGGCGGCGGCCGCCGGACTGCTGGGGTGCGGGGTGATGGCGGGCATCGGCGCGGCGATCAACACCGGCAACGTCGGACGCGGTGACAGCGTGGCGGTCATCGGCTGCGGCGGTGTGGGTGACGCGGCGATCGTCGGATCGAAACTGGCGGGTGCGGCGAAGATCATCGCGGTGGACATCGACGACCGGAAGCTGGCCACCGCGAAGAAGCTGGGCGCGACCCACACGGTCAACTCCAAGGACACCGACGCGGTCGAGGCGGTCCGGGAGCTGACCGCCGGATTCGGCGCCGATGTCGTCATCGAGGCGGTGGGCCGTCCGGAGACGTACCGGCAGGCCTTCTATGCCCGCGATCTGGCCGGGACGGTCGTGCTGGTCGGCGTACCCACCCCGGAGATGAAGCTGGAACTGCCCCTGCTGGACGTCTTCGGCCGGGGCGGATCGCTGAAGTCGTCCTGGTACGGCGACTGCCTGCCCTCCCGCGACTTCCCCATGCTCATCGACCTCTATCTGCAGGGCCGCCTGGACCTGGACGCCTTCGTCACCGAGACCATCGCCCTGGACGAGGTCGAGAAGGCCTTCGAGCGCATGCACCACGGTGACGTCCTGCGCTCGGTGGTGGTCTTCTGA
- a CDS encoding hemerythrin domain-containing protein — MCEYCGCQALESIDQLTMEHEAVVNLIGQVRGAHRDGKIAYMAEPAREIAAVLGPHTQVEEHGLFPAMAADFPEKIRRPVLPLASCVSRSPSPAAESWPVRCVTALP; from the coding sequence ATGTGTGAGTACTGCGGCTGCCAGGCGCTGGAGTCCATCGACCAGCTGACCATGGAGCACGAGGCGGTGGTGAATCTCATCGGTCAGGTGCGCGGCGCCCACCGTGACGGAAAGATCGCGTACATGGCGGAGCCGGCCCGGGAGATCGCCGCCGTGCTGGGCCCGCACACCCAGGTGGAGGAGCACGGCCTGTTCCCGGCGATGGCCGCCGACTTCCCCGAGAAGATCCGCCGCCCCGTGCTGCCACTCGCGTCATGTGTCTCCCGATCTCCGTCGCCGGCAGCCGAATCCTGGCCAGTCCGGTGTGTGACGGCGCTGCCATGA